Proteins found in one Paenibacillus dendritiformis genomic segment:
- a CDS encoding GntR family transcriptional regulator: MQYPQEWLQGASLGESIACELRLHIINGTVKPGEIISENRVAADFGTSRSPVREALKTLSNEGLIRLERMGAVVLGLSMKDVEELYDVRFLIESFVQQRLARADQERLIVKLNQIIDKMELAVKYRDVTDFAFQDLSFHEAIIAAAEHNRIMHLWTSIRQIVMTVLLITTEEIFSEGEDKLRTVIEKHRTIVRGLESKDSNKIQQVVQAYFADSRRTLHISLPQ; this comes from the coding sequence ATGCAATATCCACAAGAATGGCTGCAGGGCGCTTCCCTTGGGGAGTCGATCGCCTGCGAGCTGCGTTTGCACATTATAAATGGAACGGTAAAGCCCGGCGAGATCATCTCGGAGAACCGAGTCGCTGCCGACTTCGGTACGAGCCGATCGCCGGTCCGCGAAGCGTTGAAAACGTTATCTAACGAAGGTCTTATCCGGCTGGAACGGATGGGCGCGGTCGTGCTCGGCCTCAGCATGAAGGATGTCGAGGAGCTGTATGATGTCCGGTTCCTGATCGAGAGCTTCGTACAGCAGAGGCTGGCCCGTGCGGATCAGGAGCGGCTTATCGTGAAGCTGAATCAGATCATCGATAAGATGGAGCTGGCTGTGAAGTATCGTGATGTCACCGATTTCGCTTTTCAGGATTTGTCTTTTCACGAAGCGATTATCGCGGCGGCGGAGCATAACCGCATTATGCATCTGTGGACAAGCATCCGCCAAATTGTGATGACAGTCCTGCTGATTACGACGGAGGAAATCTTCTCTGAGGGAGAGGATAAGCTGCGTACCGTCATCGAGAAGCATCGGACCATTGTGCGGGGCCTGGAATCCAAAGACTCGAACAAAATACAGCAGGTGGTTCAAGCCTATTTCGCGGATTCGCGCCGGACGCTTCATATTAGCTTGCCGCAATAG
- the gnd gene encoding phosphogluconate dehydrogenase (NAD(+)-dependent, decarboxylating), giving the protein MNIGMIGLGKMGFNLVSNMLRHGHQVAAYDVNSEPRHKAAELGAIAADTIEELVSKLPSPKIVWMMVPAGGIVDDVIATLIPMLTQGDIVIDGGNSHYKQSVARGEKLEQHGIHYMDVGTSGGTEGAAQGGCFMIGGKEEVFKLLEPLFRDIAVEQGYLYAGKSGSGHFLKMVHNGIEYGMMQSIAEGFELLDKSDYEFDYESVARVWSNGSVIRSWLMDLTQNAFAKDPRLEGIRGVMQSSGEGKWTVETALDLQASAPVIAMSLFMRYRSLESDTFHGKVVAALRNEFGGHQVEKKG; this is encoded by the coding sequence ATGAATATAGGCATGATAGGACTCGGCAAGATGGGATTCAATCTGGTAAGCAACATGCTTCGGCATGGGCACCAGGTTGCGGCATATGACGTGAATTCGGAGCCGCGGCACAAGGCGGCGGAATTGGGAGCGATTGCAGCCGATACGATTGAAGAGCTGGTGTCGAAGCTGCCGTCGCCGAAGATCGTGTGGATGATGGTCCCGGCTGGCGGAATCGTGGATGACGTCATCGCGACACTGATTCCGATGCTGACGCAGGGCGACATTGTCATTGACGGAGGCAATTCGCATTACAAGCAATCCGTTGCCCGCGGCGAGAAGCTGGAGCAGCATGGCATTCATTATATGGATGTAGGCACATCGGGCGGCACGGAAGGAGCTGCCCAGGGCGGATGCTTCATGATTGGCGGCAAGGAAGAGGTATTCAAGCTGCTGGAGCCGCTATTTCGGGATATCGCGGTCGAACAAGGCTATTTGTATGCGGGTAAGAGCGGCAGCGGTCATTTCCTGAAAATGGTCCACAATGGTATTGAGTACGGGATGATGCAATCGATCGCTGAAGGGTTCGAACTGTTGGATAAGAGCGATTATGAATTCGACTATGAATCGGTCGCCCGCGTATGGTCGAACGGATCGGTCATCCGCAGCTGGCTGATGGACTTGACGCAGAATGCATTCGCGAAGGATCCTCGTCTTGAAGGCATCCGCGGCGTGATGCAGAGCTCGGGCGAAGGCAAATGGACGGTGGAGACGGCATTGGATCTGCAGGCAAGCGCGCCGGTCATCGCGATGTCTCTCTTCATGAGATACCGTTCGCTGGAGTCGGATACGTTCCACGGCAAGGTGGTCGCTGCACTGAGAAATGAATTCGGCGGGCATCAGGTGGAGAAAAAAGGCTGA
- a CDS encoding PadR family transcriptional regulator, which translates to MHISSDLLRGHTDTIILKLLLSGDKYGYEITKLVHAGSHGQYELKEATMYSSLKRLEKEGNITSYWGDESQGGRRKYYRITEKGKLTHATNKQNWEHAKQILDMLI; encoded by the coding sequence ATGCATATTTCATCCGATTTGCTTCGGGGACACACGGATACCATTATTTTGAAGCTATTGTTGAGCGGGGACAAATACGGGTATGAGATTACGAAGCTGGTGCATGCCGGTTCCCATGGTCAATACGAGCTCAAGGAAGCAACGATGTATTCCAGTCTCAAGCGGCTGGAAAAGGAAGGAAACATTACATCCTACTGGGGAGACGAATCCCAAGGCGGGCGGAGAAAGTATTACCGCATCACGGAAAAAGGCAAGCTGACACATGCAACCAATAAACAGAACTGGGAGCATGCCAAGCAAATTCTCGACATGTTAATTTAA
- a CDS encoding pentapeptide repeat-containing protein, translating into MDRVFLPYEDVEQVKELKEELLRDLEDRLADLRREGNDEDEAFQMTIGSIGDISELIDSIHDRDAMVQLQSKMNLSMSDLRHSDFRGVRMHDGQFNYSNLHGSDFSESDLTHSSFKCSNLHNALFHEANLTRAHFLKSNLVGAQFKDCIFNDTSFKSSDLSGVCFDNERFEGTVFDYAGLRKTSFRNAVFRNVSFKTDVKKAIFDGAAMDKVTYALLKGYKADLSNVTII; encoded by the coding sequence GTGGACCGAGTATTTCTCCCGTATGAGGATGTGGAGCAAGTGAAGGAGTTGAAGGAAGAGCTGCTTCGCGATCTGGAGGACAGACTGGCGGATCTCCGGCGGGAGGGAAACGATGAGGATGAAGCGTTCCAGATGACGATTGGTTCTATCGGAGATATTTCGGAGCTGATAGACAGCATTCATGATCGGGATGCGATGGTTCAGCTTCAGTCCAAGATGAATCTGTCCATGAGCGATCTGCGCCACTCCGATTTCCGGGGGGTGCGCATGCATGACGGCCAATTCAATTACAGCAACCTTCATGGCTCGGATTTCAGTGAGTCGGATCTGACGCATAGCTCTTTCAAGTGCAGCAACCTGCACAACGCCCTTTTTCACGAAGCGAATCTGACCCGCGCACATTTCTTGAAGTCGAACTTGGTCGGCGCACAGTTCAAGGACTGCATATTCAATGACACGAGCTTCAAATCTTCCGATTTATCCGGCGTATGCTTTGATAACGAACGATTTGAGGGCACCGTGTTCGACTATGCCGGGTTGAGGAAGACTTCATTCCGGAATGCCGTTTTTCGCAATGTCTCATTTAAAACGGATGTAAAAAAAGCGATATTCGACGGCGCCGCGATGGACAAAGTAACGTATGCTCTGCTGAAAGGCTATAAAGCGGACCTGTCCAATGTCACGATCATCTAG
- a CDS encoding SgcJ/EcaC family oxidoreductase, translating to MNDDIQAVHDLFESLSVAWNHGDGKAYGLCFTLDADYVTFHGEHIIGRHNIADVHQKLWEGVLRGSTLSGKITNLRFIAPDTAIFHAVGVVQLRWHKHAPKKRNSVNTNVAVKQNGKWKIAAFHNCRIQVPSVMHKVMMKLMKP from the coding sequence ATGAACGACGATATTCAGGCGGTACATGACTTATTTGAGTCATTATCGGTTGCCTGGAACCATGGGGACGGCAAAGCATATGGGCTCTGCTTCACGTTAGATGCGGACTATGTCACTTTTCACGGAGAGCATATTATAGGGAGACACAACATTGCGGACGTCCATCAGAAGCTGTGGGAAGGAGTGCTTCGGGGCTCCACCCTGAGCGGTAAAATAACCAATCTGCGCTTCATCGCGCCGGATACGGCCATTTTCCATGCAGTCGGCGTCGTCCAGCTCCGCTGGCACAAACATGCGCCCAAAAAAAGAAATTCAGTGAACACGAACGTTGCCGTAAAACAAAACGGGAAGTGGAAAATAGCCGCCTTCCATAATTGCCGCATCCAGGTTCCAAGCGTTATGCACAAAGTCATGATGAAGCTGATGAAGCCGTAG
- a CDS encoding MalY/PatB family protein, with protein MYDFEKTIDRAALDALKAVPFNPSQEGCIPLWVADMDFPAAPAIQEALVARMSTPSYGYTLCKDRYYSAVIDWMKRRHQWDVAKEWFVLTPGVVPAMAFAVRAVTTPGDKVMIQTPVYPQFAKMIQSNGATLVTNPLKLVDGRYEIDFEDFEQKVKDPALKLFFLCNPHNPVGRVWKRDELQRLADLCLEHDVIIFSDDIHHDFTYGDHQYTPIATLSPDVAARTISATSPSKTFSIASFKMGNIFIEEEELRQKYRKAVESAGVAELDLGAIEATIAGYTKGEAWFDEALKYIEGNSRYIERFIAERIPKVKTFAQEGTYLKWLDWRSFGMTDKELNEWALNEAKVWLSEGYAFGKEGSGFMRLNMTSRRAVIEEAMERLARAAERL; from the coding sequence ATGTACGATTTCGAGAAAACAATCGATCGGGCGGCATTGGACGCCCTCAAAGCAGTGCCTTTCAACCCATCACAGGAAGGGTGCATTCCGTTGTGGGTGGCGGATATGGATTTCCCGGCGGCGCCGGCGATCCAAGAGGCGCTTGTCGCCCGGATGAGCACCCCGAGCTATGGATATACGTTGTGCAAGGACCGATATTATTCAGCCGTCATCGACTGGATGAAGCGCCGGCACCAGTGGGATGTCGCCAAGGAATGGTTCGTGCTGACGCCTGGCGTGGTGCCGGCTATGGCGTTCGCTGTCCGAGCCGTGACGACGCCGGGGGACAAGGTGATGATCCAGACGCCGGTTTACCCTCAATTTGCCAAAATGATTCAATCTAACGGGGCGACGCTTGTTACGAACCCGCTCAAGCTGGTTGACGGCCGGTACGAGATCGATTTCGAGGATTTCGAACAGAAAGTAAAGGATCCAGCGCTTAAGCTGTTCTTCCTCTGCAACCCGCATAACCCGGTAGGGCGCGTATGGAAGCGGGACGAGCTGCAGAGATTGGCCGACCTGTGCCTGGAGCATGACGTTATTATTTTCTCGGATGATATCCATCATGACTTCACTTATGGCGATCATCAATATACTCCGATTGCGACGCTGTCTCCGGATGTCGCGGCGCGGACGATATCGGCGACTTCTCCGAGCAAGACGTTCAGCATCGCGAGCTTCAAGATGGGCAATATTTTCATCGAGGAAGAAGAGCTGCGCCAGAAATACCGGAAGGCGGTGGAGAGCGCTGGAGTCGCTGAGCTCGATCTGGGCGCCATTGAGGCGACGATCGCCGGATATACGAAGGGGGAGGCCTGGTTCGATGAAGCTCTGAAATATATTGAAGGGAACAGCCGGTATATTGAGCGGTTCATCGCCGAGCGCATTCCGAAGGTGAAGACATTCGCCCAGGAAGGCACTTATTTGAAGTGGCTCGATTGGCGGAGCTTCGGCATGACGGACAAGGAACTGAATGAGTGGGCGCTGAATGAAGCGAAGGTATGGTTAAGTGAAGGCTACGCGTTTGGGAAGGAAGGCAGCGGATTTATGCGGCTCAATATGACTTCGCGCCGGGCGGTCATCGAGGAAGCAATGGAGCGGCTGGCACGGGCGGCGGAGCGGCTGTAG
- a CDS encoding MATE family efflux transporter, producing MKQTFTLQQKIVQLLHILLPIFVTQVAMQLMSFFDTVMSGNYNATHLAGVAIGGSIWAPVYTGISGIFLAVTPIIAHHMGAGRKGEVAPSVTQAAYLSVIVGAVVVLIGTFALDPILSAMNLETEVHRVAKEYLIALGFGVIPAFLYTVFRASIDGLGQTRVTMFITLLSFPVNVTLNYFFIFGKFGFPEMGGVGAGIATAITYLIIAIIAFLFLRGNAMMQSMGMLRQWGGISFSRWKEILRIGTPIGLSIFFEVSIFAAVTLFMSEYDTNTIAAHQAALNFSSLLYMLPMSIAMALTIVIGFEAGAKRFTDAKQYTRIGIISAVTLASLFAVLLFLFNHKVAGMYSDEPSVRLLTESFLIYAIFFQLSDAVAAPVQGVLRGYKDVNAVFLIAFMSYWIIGLPVGFVLAKFTSLAAYGYWIGLISGLAAGAVCLFTRLAIMERRYAKTGAAAA from the coding sequence ATGAAGCAAACGTTTACGCTGCAACAAAAAATCGTTCAGCTGCTGCATATTTTATTGCCCATCTTCGTTACACAGGTTGCGATGCAACTGATGTCCTTTTTCGATACGGTTATGTCCGGGAACTACAATGCAACCCATCTTGCCGGCGTTGCGATTGGCGGCAGCATTTGGGCTCCTGTCTATACCGGAATCAGCGGCATCTTCCTCGCCGTCACTCCGATTATCGCCCATCATATGGGGGCGGGGCGCAAGGGGGAAGTGGCGCCGAGCGTGACTCAGGCCGCGTATCTGTCCGTCATCGTCGGCGCCGTCGTCGTCCTGATTGGTACGTTCGCCCTCGATCCGATTCTGTCGGCGATGAACCTGGAGACGGAAGTTCACCGGGTCGCGAAGGAGTATCTGATCGCGCTCGGCTTTGGGGTCATTCCCGCATTTCTCTATACGGTCTTCCGGGCGAGCATCGACGGACTCGGTCAGACTCGAGTCACGATGTTCATTACGCTGCTGTCCTTCCCCGTCAATGTCACTCTTAACTATTTCTTTATTTTCGGGAAATTCGGATTTCCGGAAATGGGGGGCGTCGGCGCCGGGATCGCAACTGCGATTACATATCTCATTATTGCCATTATCGCTTTTCTGTTCCTGCGCGGCAATGCGATGATGCAGTCGATGGGCATGCTGAGGCAATGGGGAGGAATTTCCTTCTCCCGCTGGAAAGAGATTCTTCGCATCGGCACGCCGATCGGGCTGTCTATCTTTTTCGAGGTCAGTATCTTTGCGGCGGTCACGCTGTTCATGAGCGAGTATGACACGAATACGATTGCGGCTCATCAGGCCGCATTGAACTTCTCGTCGCTACTCTATATGCTGCCGATGAGCATTGCGATGGCGTTGACGATCGTTATCGGCTTCGAGGCAGGAGCGAAGCGATTCACCGATGCGAAGCAGTATACACGCATTGGCATTATCTCTGCCGTGACCTTGGCTTCCTTATTCGCCGTGCTGTTGTTCCTGTTCAACCATAAGGTCGCCGGCATGTACTCCGACGAGCCGAGTGTGCGGCTGCTGACCGAGTCGTTCCTCATTTATGCCATATTTTTTCAACTGTCTGATGCGGTGGCGGCCCCGGTCCAAGGTGTGCTGCGGGGGTATAAGGATGTGAACGCGGTATTTTTGATCGCCTTCATGTCTTATTGGATTATCGGGCTTCCGGTCGGATTCGTGCTGGCCAAGTTCACCTCGCTTGCCGCATACGGGTATTGGATCGGGTTAATCAGCGGTCTGGCCGCCGGCGCGGTCTGTCTGTTCACGCGGCTCGCGATTATGGAACGCCGGTATGCGAAGACTGGGGCAGCGGCGGCTTAA
- the xerS gene encoding tyrosine recombinase XerS: MTIQKAKDRAALDAKLPGLPWYIQQFIEYKLPDLSPSSLLEYVRDYEIFLGWLVTERLTEAEQTRDVTLADLEQLRMEHITSFRIFLTTYKEASNSRVTVSRKLSSLRSLFHYLSQIAEDEQFYPLLKRNVMAKIEIKRVHKPKDTAAKLKGKLLEEQELDEFVDYVRTGYALDVADNKQASHAHALNAVRDAAIVSLILNSGLRVSEVVNLNMDDVDMNRKLVNVYRKGHNDDTFKTPVYFRDSAKQHLQDYIDLRSERYAAPKKERAFFLAVKNGEKEGKRMTKRAMQQMILKYAKRFGKPALTVHKLRHSFATDYYLHNDIYKTKEQLGHASTETTEIYAHLTDKTMSEAIERRGEE; encoded by the coding sequence ATGACGATTCAGAAAGCGAAGGATCGGGCGGCGCTGGATGCCAAGCTGCCTGGCTTGCCATGGTACATCCAGCAATTTATCGAATATAAGCTGCCGGATCTGTCCCCTTCGTCGCTGCTGGAATATGTGCGGGATTACGAGATTTTTTTGGGATGGCTCGTAACCGAGCGCCTCACCGAAGCGGAGCAGACGCGGGATGTGACGCTTGCCGATCTGGAGCAGCTTCGGATGGAGCATATTACATCCTTCCGCATTTTTTTGACGACGTACAAAGAAGCGTCCAATTCGAGAGTAACGGTATCCCGCAAGCTCTCCTCGCTGCGCTCGCTGTTCCATTATTTAAGCCAGATCGCGGAGGACGAGCAATTTTACCCGTTGTTGAAGCGGAACGTCATGGCGAAGATCGAGATCAAGCGCGTACATAAGCCGAAGGACACGGCGGCGAAGCTGAAGGGCAAGCTGCTGGAAGAGCAGGAACTGGACGAATTCGTCGATTATGTCCGCACCGGATACGCTCTTGACGTCGCCGACAATAAGCAGGCTTCCCATGCGCATGCCCTCAATGCCGTGCGGGATGCCGCGATCGTCAGCCTGATCCTGAACTCCGGGCTGCGGGTAAGCGAAGTCGTCAACTTGAATATGGACGATGTCGATATGAACCGGAAGCTGGTCAACGTCTACCGCAAAGGCCATAATGATGACACCTTCAAGACGCCGGTCTATTTCCGTGACAGCGCCAAGCAGCACCTGCAGGATTATATTGACCTCAGATCGGAACGCTATGCAGCCCCGAAGAAGGAACGCGCCTTCTTCCTTGCCGTCAAGAACGGGGAGAAAGAAGGCAAGCGGATGACGAAGCGTGCCATGCAGCAGATGATTCTCAAATACGCGAAGCGGTTCGGTAAGCCGGCCCTTACCGTTCATAAGCTGCGCCACTCCTTCGCGACGGACTATTATTTGCATAATGATATTTACAAGACGAAGGAGCAGCTCGGTCACGCTTCGACGGAGACGACGGAGATCTACGCCCATCTGACGGACAAGACGATGTCCGAGGCGATCGAGCGCCGGGGAGAGGAATAG
- a CDS encoding DUF4247 domain-containing protein has translation MNARGWNAVKWIIIASLLFPLLAACGQIDLSASYPLESVARDGSSTSYIYRAENTPVPEAAEAIAEQRRPEQISEESTERMFLVYSDQLIQIQQDPEKPEDSLIEVDSKEYVRNNYDRSFLEMYIQYRLLDTLFDSLRGAGGYRGYADRGDYKPSKPYRAPTTEEKKKIPPLTVERKGSIFRRGTNSNDSTVGSGGSIFKRTPSDSNTRGSITRNKKEYDNSSKYSPPRVKKYKPPKTRSRSGSIFRRR, from the coding sequence ATGAATGCACGGGGTTGGAACGCCGTCAAATGGATCATTATCGCCAGCCTTCTCTTCCCGCTGCTGGCGGCTTGCGGACAGATCGATCTGTCCGCGTCGTATCCGCTGGAATCGGTGGCGAGGGACGGAAGCAGCACCTCCTATATCTATCGGGCGGAGAATACGCCGGTGCCGGAGGCGGCCGAGGCGATTGCGGAGCAGCGCAGGCCGGAGCAGATATCGGAAGAGAGTACCGAGCGAATGTTCCTGGTCTACAGCGATCAGCTGATTCAGATCCAGCAGGACCCGGAGAAGCCGGAAGACAGTCTGATCGAAGTCGATTCCAAAGAATATGTAAGAAACAATTACGATCGCAGCTTCCTGGAGATGTATATCCAATATCGGCTGCTGGATACGTTGTTCGATTCGCTTCGAGGAGCGGGAGGCTACCGGGGGTATGCGGATCGGGGAGATTACAAGCCATCGAAGCCGTACCGGGCGCCGACGACCGAGGAGAAGAAGAAGATTCCTCCGCTTACCGTCGAGCGGAAGGGCTCGATCTTCCGCCGCGGGACGAACAGCAACGACTCGACGGTCGGCAGCGGGGGGAGCATCTTCAAGCGCACGCCGTCGGACAGCAATACGCGGGGCTCGATCACAAGGAACAAAAAGGAGTACGACAATTCATCCAAGTACTCGCCGCCGAGGGTGAAGAAGTACAAACCGCCGAAGACGCGAAGCCGTTCAGGCAGCATCTTCCGGCGAAGATAA
- a CDS encoding DUF350 domain-containing protein, which translates to MILDNIAGIALWTGTGALLLFLLMFVDSLFTGYNDIQEMRAGNVAVTTRFVMKLFSQGFILSSSIKVAYSLGEALFMSAVSFVILLILEFILRLLFRSGFGMNLEEGTKQGHMSYALVAGSMHVVGALIIAACL; encoded by the coding sequence ATGATTCTCGACAATATTGCCGGGATCGCGTTATGGACGGGAACGGGAGCTTTGCTCTTGTTCTTGCTCATGTTCGTGGATTCGCTGTTCACGGGTTACAATGATATTCAGGAAATGCGGGCCGGGAACGTCGCGGTGACGACCCGTTTCGTCATGAAGCTGTTCTCGCAAGGATTCATCCTGTCGAGCTCGATTAAGGTTGCCTACAGCCTGGGCGAAGCGCTGTTCATGTCGGCTGTCTCCTTCGTCATCCTCCTCATTCTGGAGTTCATCCTCCGGCTGCTGTTCCGGAGCGGGTTCGGCATGAACCTGGAGGAAGGCACGAAGCAGGGGCATATGTCGTATGCCCTGGTAGCGGGTTCGATGCATGTCGTAGGCGCGCTCATCATCGCCGCCTGTCTGTAA
- a CDS encoding PspA/IM30 family protein: MSLFKRLRDVTMSNIYALIEKAEDPIKMTDQYLRDMQEDLEEAERAVAQQIAIEKRFKQSYEEQAALVKKREEQAHIAVQADNLDLARRALEEKKAAEEKMNEFKASYEQNKASADNLRAKLDEMRKQYSDMKSKRETLVARYNAAKAQTEINKAMAGFSSDTAMSGLKRMEDKMLAMEAQAEASNEMNGSSKSLDDEFAKLGKNKDVEDELAAIMKKYDKSAE; the protein is encoded by the coding sequence ATGTCATTATTCAAACGCTTGCGTGATGTCACCATGTCCAACATTTATGCGCTGATTGAGAAAGCCGAAGATCCTATCAAGATGACTGATCAATACTTGCGGGACATGCAAGAGGATCTGGAGGAAGCGGAACGTGCGGTAGCTCAACAGATCGCGATCGAGAAGCGCTTCAAGCAATCGTACGAGGAGCAAGCCGCGCTGGTGAAGAAGCGCGAGGAGCAGGCTCATATCGCCGTACAGGCCGATAATCTGGATCTTGCCCGCCGGGCCCTGGAAGAGAAAAAAGCGGCCGAAGAGAAGATGAATGAATTCAAGGCGAGCTACGAGCAGAACAAGGCTTCCGCCGACAACCTTCGCGCGAAGCTGGACGAGATGCGGAAGCAGTACTCCGACATGAAGAGCAAGCGCGAGACGCTGGTCGCACGCTACAATGCAGCGAAGGCCCAGACGGAAATCAACAAGGCGATGGCAGGATTCAGCTCCGATACGGCCATGTCGGGATTGAAGCGGATGGAAGACAAAATGCTGGCGATGGAAGCTCAGGCCGAAGCCTCGAACGAGATGAACGGTTCTTCCAAATCGCTCGACGATGAGTTCGCAAAGCTGGGCAAGAACAAGGATGTTGAGGACGAACTCGCGGCCATCATGAAAAAATACGATAAATCCGCTGAGTAA
- a CDS encoding dihydroorotate dehydrogenase → MRSLACNVAGIDFKNPLVMASGTFGFGQEYAQYYDINQLGGIASKGLTLHPRPGNEGTRIWETASGILNSVGLENPGVDAFLQEEMKFWEKIEPVKIANLGGSTIEDYVLGALKITKDAEDRRKLNRLAVDMIELNISCPNVKEGGMAFGIRTEVAREVIREVRQVTSLPLAVKLSPNAENVVGMAVMCEEEGAECVSLVNTFSGMKIDIYGRRSVFQNTYAGLSGPAIKPIALRMVHQVAQAVTIPVMGMGGISSSEDIIEFIMAGAEVVQIGTYNFMNLRAGEDLLNGLTAFMEKENINSLDEIRGIIS, encoded by the coding sequence ATGAGAAGCTTAGCGTGTAATGTGGCGGGGATCGACTTCAAAAACCCGCTTGTCATGGCTTCCGGCACATTCGGCTTCGGGCAGGAATATGCCCAATACTATGATATCAATCAGCTTGGCGGCATCGCCTCCAAAGGACTGACCTTGCATCCGCGTCCTGGGAACGAGGGCACGCGCATTTGGGAGACGGCAAGCGGGATTCTGAATAGTGTCGGCTTGGAAAATCCGGGCGTCGATGCGTTTCTCCAGGAAGAGATGAAGTTCTGGGAGAAGATAGAACCGGTCAAAATCGCTAATCTTGGCGGAAGCACGATCGAGGATTATGTCCTTGGCGCGTTGAAGATTACGAAGGATGCCGAGGACCGCCGCAAATTGAACCGGCTAGCTGTAGATATGATTGAACTGAATATATCATGCCCCAATGTGAAGGAGGGCGGCATGGCCTTCGGGATTCGGACCGAGGTCGCCCGGGAAGTGATTCGGGAAGTCCGGCAGGTGACTTCGCTGCCGCTGGCGGTCAAGCTGTCGCCCAATGCGGAGAATGTGGTCGGCATGGCGGTCATGTGCGAGGAGGAGGGAGCGGAATGCGTATCGCTCGTCAATACATTCTCCGGCATGAAAATTGACATTTACGGGCGGCGGAGCGTGTTCCAGAACACGTATGCAGGCCTGTCCGGCCCGGCTATCAAGCCGATCGCGCTGCGTATGGTTCATCAAGTGGCGCAGGCGGTCACGATTCCCGTGATGGGAATGGGCGGCATTTCCTCCTCGGAAGATATCATTGAGTTTATAATGGCGGGAGCCGAAGTGGTACAGATCGGCACATACAATTTCATGAATCTGCGGGCAGGCGAAGATTTGCTCAACGGTCTGACGGCCTTTATGGAAAAAGAGAATATTAACAGTTTGGATGAAATCCGGGGAATTATTTCATGA
- a CDS encoding dihydroorotate dehydrogenase electron transfer subunit — MHKILSNNQIAQDVYLMTVEGTFEGRMGQFYMLRAWGHYPVLSRPISIYNLEPDSIQFLYKAGGEGTARFASLRPGDSIQLEGPFGNGFPEVDGKTALVGGGIGIAPLFYTARQLDKPDIYLGFRGASYMTEAFAPYASELVVRVDANLLLDVDMQKYDNIFVCGPLGMMEAAARMAEGLETKLYVSLEKRMACGIGACYGCSVRTASGNRKVCSDGPVFQAQEVAWHEKLSV; from the coding sequence GTGCATAAGATTCTTTCCAACAATCAGATAGCTCAAGATGTTTATCTCATGACCGTAGAGGGCACTTTTGAAGGCCGGATGGGGCAATTCTATATGCTCCGGGCATGGGGCCATTATCCGGTACTATCCCGCCCGATCAGTATTTACAATTTGGAGCCGGACTCCATCCAGTTCCTGTACAAAGCCGGAGGCGAAGGAACGGCCCGATTCGCCAGTCTTCGCCCGGGCGATTCGATTCAACTGGAGGGGCCATTCGGCAATGGGTTTCCGGAAGTTGACGGGAAAACCGCGTTAGTCGGCGGAGGCATCGGCATCGCGCCCCTGTTCTACACGGCGAGACAGCTGGACAAGCCGGATATTTATCTCGGATTCCGGGGAGCGTCCTATATGACGGAAGCATTCGCTCCATACGCGAGCGAGCTTGTCGTCCGGGTCGATGCGAATCTGCTGCTTGATGTCGATATGCAGAAATACGACAATATCTTCGTGTGCGGACCGCTAGGAATGATGGAGGCGGCAGCCCGCATGGCGGAAGGATTGGAGACGAAGCTGTACGTATCTCTGGAGAAAAGAATGGCTTGCGGCATTGGAGCCTGCTACGGCTGCTCTGTGCGAACGGCAAGCGGCAACCGCAAGGTCTGCTCAGACGGACCGGTATTTCAGGCACAGGAGGTGGCGTGGCATGAGAAGCTTAGCGTGTAA